The Fusobacterium sp. SYSU M8D902 nucleotide sequence ACAAATAGAAGAAATATTCTAATCTATCCCACAGCCAAAGCTAATAGTTTAAAAGCTGATGTAGAAAGAATTGTAGAGGAGTTAAACTCACATTTTTTATCTGATCTCTCTCACTCTGAACAGGAGATATTGAAAAAACTTTTATTACATATAATTGATAAATAGATATAGTTTTCAAATAAAAAAGCAGTCCAAATTAATGTAACTGCTTTTTTTACTACTATCTATTTTTCAATTTTTTTAAGTAGATAAAAAAACTCTCTATTTCTAGAGAGTTAAAATCATTTTTGGCGGAAGCGTGTAAGAATCGAACTTACCAATGACCTAAGCCACCCGACAATTTTGAAGATTGCTGAAAACACCAGTTTTCTCCCGCTTCCATTAAATTTTTTCTATTTTTTTCTTAAATCCAATCTTCTCTACAATATATCTATCCACTTGAATATTCTCCTGTAATAGTACATTGTCAACCTTTTCCTGATCTTCAAGCTCAACTCTTACTGATAATCCACAACCAGCACTAATTTCACTCGGCAACGGTATTATTCTACAACATATTTCAGAATTTTGCAAGTACTTTTCTAATTTCATAACAAAATGTGTAGAGTCAGAAGCTAACAGTAAAAATCTTTCACTTTTCATTATGGTTTTATCACCCTTGTAGCCTTCATCTGTCTCTCAAGGATAGTGTACATATTAGTTATAGATCCCACTCCTAAACTCTCTGTTATTCCATAAAAGTTTAAACAAGTTCCACAAGATAGTATCTCTACACCTCTCTCCTCTAGAACTTTTATATCCTGTAAACTCTCTGCTCCTTCAACTACAAGTTTTACCCCTTCATTATAGAAAAGTACAGTTTTAGGTAACTCTTCCATTTCAGAAAGTGTATAGATAAATCCCTTCATTAAAATTCTTCCTAATTCTGGATCACCTTTTCCCATATGTAAAGAGTCTATTACAACAACTGTATTCTCCTCTTCATCTCTTATCTCAATGCTCTCTCTCATTTTATTGATCACAATTTTAAAGATCTCTCCACTCTCTTCCACACTGTAATCATATCCCATCTCTCTAGACATTTTCTCTAAATTCTCTAAAGAGATTTTGTTATCAACAGATACCTCTACCTGCCCCTCTTCTATATCCTTCAAAGCATTTTTTGTCAATATAATTGGTACAGGGCATACTTGTCCAATAGCATCTACCTTTATCATCTCTACCTCCTATTGTTTAAAACTCTTACTCCATCTAAGTTTTTAGTTATTTTCAACCTATCCAATTCCCTCAAAATAAGTATAGCACTATCTCTATCACTATTCAATAAAGCTCTCATATCCTTTACTGCAATAGTGTCATTTTCCTCAAAATATCTCTCTATTAGCTTTATACTCTCTTTAAGAAAACCATTTAAAATGAATTTATCCTCATCTAGATA carries:
- a CDS encoding DUF3343 domain-containing protein, giving the protein MKSERFLLLASDSTHFVMKLEKYLQNSEICCRIIPLPSEISAGCGLSVRVELEDQEKVDNVLLQENIQVDRYIVEKIGFKKKIEKI
- the yedF gene encoding sulfurtransferase-like selenium metabolism protein YedF; this translates as MIKVDAIGQVCPVPIILTKNALKDIEEGQVEVSVDNKISLENLEKMSREMGYDYSVEESGEIFKIVINKMRESIEIRDEEENTVVVIDSLHMGKGDPELGRILMKGFIYTLSEMEELPKTVLFYNEGVKLVVEGAESLQDIKVLEERGVEILSCGTCLNFYGITESLGVGSITNMYTILERQMKATRVIKP